In Nostoc sp. UHCC 0926, a single genomic region encodes these proteins:
- a CDS encoding amidohydrolase family protein: MSETPLLDQIIKNVRVVRPHQDAMSTTGYAYAPLDLGIKDGKFAQIAPNISPDTAKEVFDGKNLLGFPGVVDAHMHIGIYQPLDKDAVTETKAAAMGGVTTSLNYIRTGQYYLNKGGSYRDFFPEVLALSAGNFFVDYSYHVAPIASQHIDEIPLLFEEHGVSSFKIFMFYGGYGLHGLSDQQNLFLMINKEERYDFAHFEFIMRGLTRLIEKHPEARDTISLSLHCEVAEILNAYTKIVENDSSLSGLHAYSAARPPHSEGLAICIASYLAHETNCANINLLHLSSRKAMEAALTMQTAFPHINFRREVTVGHLLLDVDTPNGTWAKVNPPIRPRADVEYLWQAVLNNQVDWIVSDHACCSAEQKRSAKDPNNIWLAKSGFGGTEYLLSGVFSEGSKRGMSYNHMAKLLSWNPSRRFGLLEKGDIAVGYDADLVLVNPNETFVVRAAESESQQGYTPFEGVELTGRVKSTFLRGNLIYNNGQVLGSPTGRYLKRPSNN; this comes from the coding sequence GTGTCTGAAACCCCCCTATTAGATCAAATTATCAAAAATGTGCGGGTAGTTCGTCCTCATCAGGATGCGATGTCTACGACGGGCTACGCCTACGCACCACTTGATTTAGGAATTAAGGATGGAAAATTTGCTCAGATTGCCCCTAATATTAGCCCAGACACAGCTAAAGAGGTATTTGATGGCAAAAACCTGCTAGGCTTTCCTGGGGTCGTGGATGCCCATATGCACATCGGTATCTATCAACCCCTCGACAAAGATGCTGTGACTGAAACCAAAGCAGCCGCTATGGGAGGCGTGACTACCAGCTTAAATTACATCCGTACAGGGCAGTATTATCTTAACAAAGGCGGCTCCTACCGCGATTTTTTTCCAGAGGTGTTGGCGTTATCCGCAGGTAATTTTTTTGTAGATTACAGCTATCACGTTGCACCTATAGCTAGCCAGCATATCGACGAAATACCTCTATTGTTTGAGGAACACGGTGTATCTTCGTTTAAAATCTTCATGTTTTATGGTGGTTATGGGTTGCATGGTTTGTCAGACCAGCAAAACCTCTTTTTGATGATTAACAAAGAGGAACGGTACGACTTCGCCCATTTTGAATTTATTATGCGCGGTCTAACTCGCTTAATAGAAAAACATCCAGAAGCGCGAGATACTATCAGCTTGAGTTTGCACTGCGAAGTTGCAGAAATTCTCAACGCTTATACCAAAATAGTTGAAAATGATTCTAGCCTTAGCGGACTACACGCCTATAGTGCAGCGCGTCCTCCTCATTCTGAAGGTTTAGCAATTTGCATTGCTTCTTATTTGGCACATGAAACTAACTGTGCAAATATCAATTTGTTGCACCTGAGTTCGCGTAAAGCAATGGAAGCAGCTTTAACTATGCAAACTGCTTTTCCCCATATCAATTTTCGGCGAGAAGTTACTGTTGGACATTTGCTATTAGATGTCGATACCCCTAATGGTACTTGGGCAAAAGTCAACCCTCCTATTCGTCCCCGTGCCGATGTGGAATACTTATGGCAAGCAGTACTCAATAATCAAGTAGATTGGATAGTTAGCGACCATGCTTGCTGTTCTGCTGAACAAAAAAGAAGTGCTAAAGACCCGAATAATATTTGGTTAGCAAAGTCTGGTTTTGGCGGTACAGAATATTTACTTTCTGGTGTATTTAGTGAAGGTAGCAAACGGGGGATGTCTTACAACCATATGGCTAAGTTGCTATCTTGGAACCCATCCCGGCGCTTTGGTTTGTTAGAAAAAGGAGATATTGCTGTTGGCTATGATGCTGATTTGGTGTTGGTAAATCCAAATGAAACCTTTGTGGTACGTGCTGCTGAGTCTGAGTCACAACAAGGTTATACACCCTTTGAAGGAGTAGAGTTAACTGGGCGAGTAAAAAGTACCTTTTTGCGCGGAAATTTGATTTACAACAATGGGCAGGTTTTGGGTTCTCCTACTGGACGCTATTTAAAAAGACCTTCTAATAATTGA
- a CDS encoding zinc-binding dehydrogenase has protein sequence MNVTNYRKLIAKQLNQNFKSAVEIVEISISKPAANELLIKNKFAGVNGGFDTLLCRGDVPYVNLIPPFDLGVEAIGKVVAIGENVKDFQIGDAVITTARGGGYREYQVVDANLAVKVREATPEVLTLIPTGVSALVALEQVGEMKSNEVVLVTAAAGGTGHIAVQLAKLAGNHVIGTCSSEAKAKLLRELGCDRIINYRTENLNQVLKQEYPNGINLIFECVGKTIFDTCVENLAVRGRLVVVGFISEYAKDLEQITQPRIYHQLFWKAASVRGFLMPHYKEHMAEARDRILNLFYTDKLKVAVDPTQFQGIESIPDAVEYLLSGHNCGKVVTRF, from the coding sequence ATGAACGTAACAAACTACAGAAAGTTAATTGCAAAGCAACTGAATCAAAATTTTAAATCTGCCGTTGAAATTGTCGAAATTTCTATTTCCAAACCTGCTGCTAATGAACTTTTAATTAAAAACAAATTTGCTGGCGTTAACGGTGGCTTTGATACTTTACTTTGTCGTGGTGATGTTCCCTATGTTAACTTAATTCCTCCCTTTGATTTAGGTGTGGAAGCTATAGGAAAAGTTGTCGCTATAGGTGAAAATGTTAAAGATTTTCAAATAGGTGATGCTGTCATAACTACAGCGCGTGGCGGCGGTTATCGAGAATATCAGGTTGTAGATGCAAACTTAGCAGTCAAAGTGCGTGAAGCTACACCAGAAGTTCTAACCCTGATTCCTACAGGTGTATCAGCCTTAGTGGCATTGGAACAAGTGGGGGAGATGAAAAGTAATGAAGTGGTTTTAGTGACAGCAGCAGCAGGAGGAACCGGTCATATTGCGGTGCAATTGGCAAAGTTAGCTGGTAATCATGTGATTGGTACTTGTAGTTCTGAGGCGAAGGCAAAGTTACTGAGAGAATTAGGGTGCGATCGCATTATCAACTATCGCACAGAAAACCTCAATCAAGTCCTCAAGCAAGAATACCCCAATGGGATTAATCTAATTTTTGAGTGTGTAGGCAAAACCATATTTGATACCTGCGTTGAAAACTTGGCAGTGCGGGGACGCTTAGTAGTGGTTGGTTTCATCTCCGAATACGCAAAAGACTTGGAACAGATTACACAACCACGCATTTATCACCAGCTATTTTGGAAAGCTGCTTCTGTGAGAGGCTTTCTCATGCCTCATTATAAAGAACATATGGCAGAGGCACGCGATCGCATCTTAAATCTCTTCTACACAGACAAACTCAAAGTTGCCGTTGACCCAACACAGTTTCAAGGTATAGAATCAATACCCGACGCTGTAGAATATCTTCTCAGTGGTCATAATTGTGGGAAAGTGGTAACGAGGTTTTAA
- the hpsU gene encoding hormogonium polysaccharide biosynthesis acetyltransferase HpsU: MTNDAFVDLRKYDQSWFDRGRPSWYIFLWWFVQAIAFPLTPQPLNILRCALLRLFGAQIGKGVLIRPTARFTYPWKVTIGNYSWIGDNVVLYSLAQIHIGEHCVISQKSYLCTGSHDLQDAAFGLKTASITIDNGAWVAADCFVGPGVQIGANTVIGARSSVFTNMPSGQVCWGSPCRPKTVRIKLDPPTKPVIL; the protein is encoded by the coding sequence ATGACTAATGACGCTTTCGTAGATTTACGCAAATATGACCAATCTTGGTTTGATCGGGGACGTCCAAGTTGGTATATTTTCTTGTGGTGGTTTGTACAAGCGATCGCCTTTCCCCTGACTCCTCAACCGTTAAATATTCTGCGTTGTGCTTTGCTACGACTATTTGGTGCTCAAATCGGTAAAGGCGTATTAATTCGACCTACCGCCCGCTTTACCTACCCCTGGAAAGTTACCATTGGCAACTACAGTTGGATTGGAGATAACGTAGTTTTATACAGCCTCGCTCAAATCCACATCGGTGAACACTGCGTAATTTCTCAAAAAAGCTACCTCTGTACTGGTAGTCATGATCTCCAAGACGCTGCCTTTGGGTTGAAAACAGCGAGTATCACCATTGACAATGGTGCATGGGTAGCAGCAGATTGTTTTGTTGGACCGGGAGTGCAAATCGGGGCTAATACTGTGATTGGCGCTCGTAGCAGTGTTTTTACTAATATGCCTTCTGGGCAAGTTTGTTGGGGAAGCCCCTGTCGTCCCAAGACGGTTCGGATAAAACTTGATCCCCCCACAAAACCTGTGATTTTATAA
- a CDS encoding DUF4437 domain-containing protein: MGEENINFNSAEENQTDDFLHVASVKENWGGDGRGRMNLSGRCTAISKEYVPRHYQYFDTNAVPEEHGWRVSGMPDNVPFGSRRSLTWHDCGASTSKVVLSPPFEAPSGIFTADLEIFVLRGAIQLGEWQLNKHCYSFIPAGVKVGPWKVLGNEEVEILWMENSPVPLIYKNAINDHPDAKLRDFIPALDSKLLPWSKTDTVQFEVAKKKYLRKDSNGGGVWLLAILPHYDGKSPMIQCYNEEGYCLAGYCDIGDYRFLKDYFGYIPTFTTSPWHRTEDGCLFFIRVDRDLSQVATVLSYAPQDI, encoded by the coding sequence ATGGGCGAAGAGAATATAAATTTTAATTCCGCAGAAGAAAACCAAACTGATGATTTTTTGCATGTAGCATCTGTAAAAGAGAATTGGGGTGGAGACGGAAGAGGGCGCATGAACTTATCAGGAAGGTGTACAGCAATCTCCAAAGAGTATGTACCTCGCCACTACCAATACTTTGATACAAATGCCGTACCAGAAGAACATGGTTGGCGAGTGAGTGGAATGCCAGATAATGTACCATTTGGTAGTAGGCGATCGCTAACATGGCATGACTGTGGTGCATCCACTTCAAAAGTAGTTTTATCACCTCCGTTTGAAGCACCTTCTGGCATCTTTACTGCCGATTTAGAGATTTTTGTACTCAGGGGTGCAATTCAATTAGGTGAGTGGCAATTAAACAAGCATTGCTACTCCTTTATCCCCGCAGGTGTGAAAGTAGGCCCTTGGAAAGTGCTAGGCAATGAAGAAGTTGAAATACTCTGGATGGAGAATAGTCCTGTTCCATTGATATATAAAAATGCAATCAACGATCATCCAGATGCTAAACTGCGTGACTTCATCCCTGCATTGGATAGCAAATTGCTACCGTGGAGCAAGACAGATACAGTTCAATTTGAGGTAGCTAAAAAAAAGTACTTAAGAAAAGATAGTAATGGGGGTGGAGTATGGTTGCTTGCTATCTTGCCACATTATGATGGCAAGTCCCCAATGATTCAATGTTATAACGAGGAAGGGTATTGCCTAGCTGGATACTGTGATATTGGAGACTACCGATTTCTAAAGGATTACTTTGGCTATATCCCCACCTTTACCACCTCTCCTTGGCACAGAACAGAGGATGGTTGCTTATTCTTTATCCGCGTTGATAGAGATTTATCACAAGTTGCAACAGTCTTGTCATATGCACCTCAAGACATATAG
- a CDS encoding glycosyltransferase family 2 protein, translating to MPSKIPVSVLIPAKNEQVNLPACLASLTRADEIFVVDSQSSDNSVEIAKSHGVNVVQFSFNGRWPKKKNWSLDNLPFRNEWVLIVDCDERITPELWEEIDQAIQNKEYAGYYLNRRVFFLGKWIRYGGKYPDWNLRLFQHKKGRYENLHTEDIPNTGDNEVHEHVILQGKVEYLKNDMLHEDFRDLYHWLERHNRYSNWEASVYLNILTGKDNSGTIDANLFGDAVQRKRFLKKVWVRLPFKPILRFVLFYIIQRGFLDGKAGYIYARLLSQYEYQIGVKLYELRNCGGHLNTATSPKEGDGEQGSRGAEGKLLTIDS from the coding sequence ATGCCATCTAAAATACCAGTTTCAGTACTAATTCCGGCAAAAAATGAACAAGTAAACTTGCCTGCCTGTCTCGCAAGCCTCACCAGAGCAGATGAAATTTTTGTAGTAGATTCTCAAAGTAGCGACAACAGTGTTGAAATTGCTAAAAGTCATGGTGTAAATGTCGTCCAATTCAGCTTCAATGGACGCTGGCCCAAAAAGAAAAATTGGTCTTTAGATAATCTACCGTTCCGCAACGAATGGGTACTAATTGTAGATTGTGATGAGCGCATCACTCCTGAACTTTGGGAAGAAATTGACCAAGCAATTCAAAACAAGGAATATGCAGGTTATTATCTCAATCGCCGCGTATTTTTCTTAGGAAAATGGATTCGTTACGGTGGTAAATATCCCGATTGGAATCTCCGTTTATTTCAACATAAAAAAGGTCGCTACGAAAACCTACATACAGAAGATATTCCCAACACTGGTGACAATGAAGTTCACGAACATGTGATTTTGCAGGGCAAAGTTGAGTATCTCAAAAATGATATGCTCCACGAGGACTTCCGCGACCTTTACCACTGGTTAGAACGACACAACCGCTATTCAAACTGGGAAGCCAGTGTTTATCTTAATATTCTCACAGGTAAAGATAATAGCGGTACTATCGATGCCAATCTATTTGGTGATGCAGTCCAACGCAAGCGCTTTTTGAAAAAAGTGTGGGTACGCCTGCCATTTAAACCCATTTTACGGTTTGTTTTATTTTATATTATCCAACGTGGTTTTTTGGATGGCAAAGCAGGATATATCTATGCACGCTTGCTGAGTCAATATGAATATCAAATTGGCGTTAAACTTTACGAATTACGCAACTGTGGTGGTCACTTAAATACTGCAACTAGCCCAAAGGAAGGAGATGGGGAGCAGGGGAGCAGGGGAGCAGAAGGAAAGCTATTGACCATTGATTCCTGA
- a CDS encoding aspartyl/asparaginyl beta-hydroxylase domain-containing protein, producing the protein MESFNEYYIDPKEFTFLKIFQDSWQVIRDEFTSFINNASNEELKLTYEILGPKSKTIKTKTNAKYTAFGILFQGIFIEEYIQAHQIQYPDYGLDDASEKALALREKYFPNLAKVIEKVNFSDDGVLRNVYFGTFHPGLDIKLHVNYNPHMNRGYLGLIVPEGDVAMKICHEQLYWHEGKFLVLDHSYPHCPHNYTNYDRTVLVVDFFKPDKPREEVIRFEKEQVTQRMQDNPYSLGVFGKSDKAKEEDFIKYGLAHQLEWEKAL; encoded by the coding sequence ATGGAAAGTTTTAATGAGTATTATATAGACCCAAAGGAATTTACTTTTCTCAAAATTTTTCAAGATAGCTGGCAAGTTATTAGAGATGAGTTTACAAGCTTTATTAATAATGCATCTAATGAAGAGTTAAAACTCACTTACGAGATTCTGGGCCCTAAGAGTAAAACAATTAAAACAAAAACTAATGCAAAATACACTGCTTTTGGGATTTTATTTCAAGGTATATTTATTGAAGAATATATTCAAGCACATCAAATACAATATCCTGATTATGGGTTAGATGATGCATCAGAAAAAGCACTTGCATTAAGAGAGAAATATTTCCCAAATTTGGCTAAGGTGATAGAAAAAGTGAACTTTAGCGATGATGGTGTACTCAGAAATGTGTATTTTGGTACATTCCATCCAGGCTTGGATATCAAGCTACATGTGAACTATAATCCTCATATGAATCGTGGCTATCTAGGATTGATTGTGCCAGAGGGCGATGTGGCTATGAAAATATGCCATGAGCAGCTTTATTGGCATGAAGGAAAATTTCTGGTTTTAGATCACAGCTATCCACACTGTCCGCATAATTACACCAATTATGACAGAACTGTCTTGGTTGTAGACTTTTTTAAACCGGATAAACCCAGAGAGGAAGTTATCCGATTTGAGAAAGAGCAAGTCACACAACGGATGCAAGATAATCCTTACAGCTTAGGTGTTTTTGGTAAAAGTGATAAAGCTAAAGAAGAAGATTTTATCAAGTATGGTTTAGCTCATCAATTAGAGTGGGAGAAAGCCTTATAA
- a CDS encoding glycosyltransferase family 2 protein encodes MPDTQISAIICTYNRDTYLGAAIDSLLAQDFAADFEIVVVDNGSSDRTREVVEQRAHNPRLKYVFEPTIGLSVARNTGAKVASGDILAYLDDDAVASPSWLQVLYFAYYNNSKLAIAGGKVTLLWPPGIQQPRWLSPGLAANLGAYDLGDSSIYIEQPGLTPRGLNYSIRRSFLEEIGGFDPHLGRVGKNLLSNEELQMTEFALQRAWQVAYLPEALVAHNVAPERLQRSWFLSRGWWQGISECYREQLAGKAGIAQLQRGSERFVRGLYKALQYFSDPAERFDKLVYAYGQIGYLNAAIQGLLSTSNKK; translated from the coding sequence ATGCCAGACACGCAAATCTCTGCCATTATCTGTACTTACAATCGAGATACCTATTTAGGGGCTGCAATTGATAGTCTTTTAGCGCAGGATTTTGCTGCTGACTTTGAAATTGTGGTAGTTGATAATGGGTCTAGCGATCGCACCCGTGAGGTTGTAGAACAAAGGGCCCACAATCCACGTCTGAAGTATGTATTTGAACCCACTATCGGTTTATCTGTCGCCCGCAACACGGGTGCAAAAGTAGCCAGTGGTGATATTCTTGCTTATCTGGATGACGATGCCGTAGCCAGCCCTAGCTGGCTACAAGTTTTATATTTTGCCTATTACAATAATTCTAAACTAGCGATCGCAGGTGGCAAAGTCACTCTCCTATGGCCCCCAGGAATCCAACAACCACGGTGGCTATCTCCAGGGCTAGCTGCAAATCTGGGTGCATACGATTTGGGTGACAGTAGCATCTACATCGAGCAACCTGGCTTAACACCCAGAGGCTTAAATTACTCCATCCGCCGCAGTTTCCTGGAAGAAATTGGCGGTTTTGATCCTCATCTCGGTCGAGTAGGGAAAAATCTATTATCAAATGAAGAACTGCAAATGACCGAATTTGCCCTACAACGTGCTTGGCAAGTCGCTTATCTTCCCGAAGCACTAGTCGCTCACAATGTTGCCCCAGAGCGCCTCCAACGCTCCTGGTTTTTAAGCCGAGGCTGGTGGCAGGGTATTAGTGAATGCTATCGAGAACAACTCGCTGGTAAAGCTGGAATCGCTCAATTGCAGCGAGGTAGCGAACGGTTTGTGCGCGGCTTGTATAAGGCATTGCAATATTTTTCTGATCCAGCAGAACGGTTTGACAAACTTGTATATGCTTACGGTCAGATTGGTTACTTAAATGCTGCTATTCAGGGTCTTTTATCCACATCAAATAAGAAATAA
- a CDS encoding nuclear transport factor 2 family protein: MTQDSENTLKVAQQAFEHFTHGLATGEWQAFLDMLTEDFTLWFPVGKFHGLNVGKERAREFFEYVSESFKGGITLTLERCTSNDTTVVFEFRDEGRLLEQPYKNRLAVSWDVRGDKICAYREYFGSDGKSY; the protein is encoded by the coding sequence ATGACACAAGATTCAGAAAATACTTTAAAAGTTGCTCAACAAGCATTTGAGCATTTTACACATGGTCTGGCCACGGGGGAATGGCAAGCATTTCTAGATATGCTCACAGAAGATTTTACCCTTTGGTTTCCGGTGGGTAAATTTCACGGGTTAAATGTGGGAAAAGAACGAGCTAGAGAGTTTTTCGAGTACGTTTCTGAATCATTCAAAGGGGGAATCACCCTGACCCTAGAGCGTTGTACCAGTAATGATACAACGGTTGTTTTTGAGTTTCGGGATGAAGGACGTTTGTTGGAACAACCTTACAAAAATCGTTTAGCAGTTTCTTGGGATGTGCGTGGAGACAAAATTTGCGCCTATCGAGAATACTTTGGCAGCGATGGGAAATCCTATTAA
- a CDS encoding M4 family metallopeptidase — protein MARNKKKSAGFKYEHPLASRCPICCIVPPHMLENVAVNGNPQQRSWAFHTLNVSAQFLGRRNVIGNVSFAPSPGEKRRTIYDVKNGQQLPGTLVRAEGDPPSSDPAVNEAYDAAGATYDLFHEIFDRNSIDDKGLRLDSTVHYGVKYDNAFWNGDQMVYGDGDGELFQGFTKSIDVIGHELTHGVTQHEAGLQYYGEPGALNESFSDIFGSLVKQKTKNQTAQEADWLIGEGLLAPTVKGIALRSMKAPGTAYDDPVLGKDPQPAHVKDKYTGSDDNGGVHINSGIPNYAFYLAAVEIGGYAWETVGKIWYISLRDRLSAKADFKKAANVTIQVAGELYGDGSNEQKAVQSAWQKVGVIKS, from the coding sequence ATGGCTCGAAATAAAAAGAAATCAGCCGGGTTTAAATATGAGCATCCACTTGCCTCTAGGTGCCCGATTTGTTGTATTGTTCCGCCCCACATGCTGGAAAATGTGGCAGTGAATGGCAACCCCCAGCAGCGGAGTTGGGCTTTTCATACATTAAATGTTTCGGCACAATTTCTGGGACGGAGAAATGTCATAGGTAATGTTTCATTTGCACCTTCTCCGGGTGAGAAGCGCCGCACTATTTACGATGTTAAAAATGGGCAGCAACTCCCCGGCACATTGGTGCGTGCTGAGGGCGATCCTCCTAGCAGTGATCCAGCAGTGAATGAAGCCTATGATGCTGCTGGTGCTACTTATGACTTGTTTCATGAGATATTCGATCGCAATTCGATTGATGACAAGGGACTGCGTTTAGACTCCACTGTGCATTATGGCGTCAAATATGACAACGCCTTTTGGAACGGTGACCAAATGGTTTATGGTGATGGGGACGGAGAACTGTTTCAAGGCTTCACGAAGTCAATTGATGTGATTGGGCATGAGCTAACTCATGGTGTAACCCAGCATGAAGCGGGTTTACAATATTATGGCGAACCAGGGGCACTGAATGAATCCTTTTCTGATATCTTCGGTTCCCTCGTGAAACAAAAGACCAAAAATCAAACTGCACAAGAGGCTGATTGGCTGATTGGCGAAGGTCTTTTGGCACCCACTGTCAAAGGTATTGCTCTGCGCTCAATGAAAGCACCGGGAACAGCATACGATGATCCAGTACTGGGTAAAGATCCGCAACCAGCCCATGTGAAAGATAAATATACTGGTTCTGATGATAACGGCGGGGTGCATATCAACTCAGGAATTCCTAACTATGCTTTTTATCTAGCGGCTGTGGAAATTGGAGGCTATGCCTGGGAAACAGTTGGTAAAATATGGTACATATCTTTACGCGATCGCCTGAGTGCCAAAGCAGATTTTAAAAAAGCTGCCAACGTCACCATTCAAGTTGCTGGCGAACTCTACGGTGATGGGAGTAATGAGCAGAAAGCTGTGCAGAGCGCTTGGCAAAAGGTGGGAGTTATTAAGAGTTAG
- the cobU gene encoding bifunctional adenosylcobinamide kinase/adenosylcobinamide-phosphate guanylyltransferase: protein MGKIILVTGPARSGKSEWAETLAMQSGKAVVYIATATDNPDDQEWHQRILEHQQRRPQDWVTLSIPVELSATLADAKPYTCLLVDSLGTWVANLLEQDEATWENILTELLETVDLVAADMVFVAEEVGWGVVPAYPIGRTFRDRLGSLVRQLSAFSETVYLVTGGHVLNLGVLGSPLPNRGEGGVRSQDS from the coding sequence TTGGGTAAAATCATCTTAGTAACAGGGCCAGCACGATCTGGTAAAAGTGAATGGGCGGAAACTCTGGCCATGCAGTCAGGAAAAGCAGTTGTTTACATAGCAACAGCCACCGATAACCCAGATGACCAAGAGTGGCATCAACGCATTTTAGAACACCAACAACGTCGTCCCCAAGACTGGGTAACTTTATCTATACCTGTGGAACTGTCTGCTACCCTTGCTGATGCGAAACCCTATACCTGCCTTTTAGTTGATTCTTTAGGAACTTGGGTTGCTAATCTCTTAGAACAAGACGAAGCTACCTGGGAAAATATCCTTACAGAGTTATTAGAAACGGTGGATCTTGTTGCTGCTGATATGGTGTTTGTAGCAGAAGAGGTGGGCTGGGGTGTGGTGCCAGCTTATCCGATTGGAAGGACGTTCCGCGATCGCCTGGGTTCTTTGGTGCGCCAGCTAAGTGCGTTCAGCGAAACTGTTTATTTAGTGACTGGTGGTCATGTTCTCAATCTGGGCGTCCTTGGTTCGCCATTGCCAAATAGAGGGGAAGGAGGAGTGAGGAGTCAAGATTCTTAA
- a CDS encoding protealysin inhibitor emfourin — protein sequence MRISFERTGGFAGITKKTTVDTDTLPPNEAATLSCLVEAADLFRLPEQITSPNPQSDRFQYKLTVEDNGKQHTVTVSESALPGTLRPLIEWLQTIAQKR from the coding sequence ATGCGGATATCCTTTGAACGCACGGGCGGCTTTGCTGGGATTACCAAGAAAACAACCGTTGATACAGACACTCTCCCGCCAAATGAAGCCGCCACACTTTCTTGCCTAGTGGAAGCTGCTGATTTATTTAGACTACCTGAACAAATTACTTCGCCAAATCCCCAGAGCGATCGCTTTCAGTATAAGTTAACAGTAGAAGATAACGGTAAGCAGCATACAGTGACTGTCAGTGAGTCAGCATTGCCAGGAACCTTAAGACCCCTAATTGAATGGTTACAAACAATAGCACAAAAAAGGTAA
- a CDS encoding DUF4079 domain-containing protein, with protein sequence MQLTDFLGLLHPAIAIIFVFPLIGTVVNFAWQTRQRRLQILAGSKSKIPPVVGGEHKQLGERLTSAVVGLTIIGLSYPIGKNIIKNQLWNKTPFQVVFIVLMFAATIASLVFLYRAKQRLWRAVFATLTGAGLVIIGCQDGVYRLTNEWYWSHYYIGITAALLMIFSLAIVQDIYQDKSNRWRIVHTILNCIALLLFIGQGMTGTRDLLEIPLSWQEPYIYQCDFANKTCPTPNSQAPK encoded by the coding sequence ATGCAATTAACAGATTTTCTTGGTCTTTTACATCCAGCGATCGCAATTATATTCGTATTTCCACTCATCGGTACAGTGGTTAATTTTGCTTGGCAAACACGCCAACGCAGATTGCAAATTTTAGCCGGGAGTAAGAGCAAAATTCCCCCAGTGGTGGGTGGAGAACATAAGCAGTTAGGTGAAAGACTAACAAGTGCAGTTGTCGGACTAACTATAATCGGATTAAGCTATCCTATTGGCAAAAATATTATCAAAAATCAATTGTGGAATAAAACACCTTTTCAAGTTGTTTTTATCGTGTTAATGTTTGCTGCTACTATCGCCTCTTTAGTATTTCTTTATCGGGCAAAGCAGCGGTTGTGGCGGGCAGTTTTTGCAACTTTAACTGGTGCAGGTTTAGTAATTATAGGCTGTCAGGATGGAGTATATCGCCTCACGAATGAGTGGTATTGGTCACATTATTATATTGGCATTACCGCAGCATTGCTGATGATTTTTTCATTAGCAATCGTTCAAGATATTTATCAAGATAAGTCCAATCGCTGGCGCATCGTCCATACGATTTTAAACTGTATTGCTTTGTTGCTATTTATTGGACAAGGCATGACAGGAACGCGAGACTTATTAGAAATTCCTCTGAGTTGGCAAGAACCATATATTTATCAGTGTGATTTTGCTAATAAAACTTGTCCAACGCCAAATTCCCAAGCACCAAAGTGA